DNA sequence from the Myxosarcina sp. GI1 genome:
TTCTCGCTGGTACGGGAATTTGTAAATAAGGATAGAGAGGAAAACGATCGCACAAAGCCGCTACACGACGCAAACAATTCTGTTGAACTGCTTCGTCTTCAGGAGCGAGCAATTTGTCTGCAACAATGTTAGCAATCTCATTGAATTCTGTCTCCCCCATACCTCTAGTAGTCATTGCTGGAGAACCCAAACGCAAACCGCTAGTGACAAAAGGAGATTCTGTATCGAAAGGTACGGTATTTTTGTTGGCGGTAATGTTAATTTCGCTCATGAGGCGATCGCCTCGTTTGCCCGTCATGCCAATACAGCGCAGATCGACGAGAATTAAGTGGTTGTCGGTTCCCCCAGATACCAATTTGAAGTCGCGATCGCTCAAAGTTTGTGCCATCGCTTGGGCGTTAGCAATTACCTGAGCCGAATATTCTTTAAATTCGGGTTTTAAAGCTTCGCCAAATGCCACGGCTTTAGCGGCAATGGCGTGTTCTAAAGGTCCTCCCTGATTGCCAGGAAAAACGGCTTTGTTGAGTTTTTTACCTAGTTCTGGGTCGCGAGTTAAAATCAAACCGCCTCTAGGACCGCGCAGAGTTTTATGAGTGGTAGTAGTAACGACATCGCAGTAGGGAATGGGGTTGGGATGGTGTCCCGTTGCTACCAATCCTGCAATATGGGCAATATCTGCCAGTAAATAGGCTCCCACTTCATCGGCGATCGCCCGAAACTCATCAAATTCAATAGTTCGAGAATATGCCGAATAGCCGCAGATAATTAGTTTGGGACGTTCTTTGATGGCTAAATCGCGGATGGCATCGAAGTCGAGACGTTCGGTTTCTTTATTGACTCCGTAGTGAACCACTTCAAACCATTTACCAGAAACGTTGACGGGAGAACCATGAGTTAGATGTCCGCCGTGAGACAAGTCCATACCCATAATCTTGTCTCCAGGTTCTAAAAGAGCCAGAAAGACCGCAAAGTTAGCCTGTGCGCCTGAATGGGGTTGAACGTTAGCCATCTCGGCACCAAACAGTTGTTTGGCTCTATCTATAGCTAATTGTTCGGCGCGATCGATGATTTCACAACCGCCATAGTAGCGTTTTCCTGGCAATCCTTCGGCATATTTATTGGTCAATACCGAACCTTGAGCGGCAAGTACCGCAGGGGAAGTAAAGTTTTCGCTAGCAATTAGCTCCAGGTGCGATCGCTGGCGTTTGACTTCTAGATCGATAATTTCGGTAATTTCGGGATCGGTTTGCGCGAGAAAATCTAAATTAGTTTTGGTCACTGAATAATCCTTGTGATTAATAATAAAGACTGGTAATTTTAATATACTCAATAACTAATAACCAAATCTGTAAACGAGCGCAAAGGATGAAAGAACTCGATCTCGAAACTGCAATCAAAATTCTCAATACAATTATGGAGTACGAATTAGCTGGAGTAGTACGCTACACACACTACTCGCTAATGGTAACAGGACCAAACCGCATTCCCCTAGTAGATTTTTTTAAAGGACAAGCAGCCGAATCTCTAACTCACGCTCAACAGGCAGGGGAAATAATTACTGGTTTAGAAGGAGGTCATCCCAGTCTAAAGATCGCTCCAGTGAAAGAAAGTTATCACCATGCGATCGAAGATATTCTAAAAGAAAGCTGGGAACACGAACAAAAAGCTTTAAGCCTTTACAAAGAGCTATTAACAGTTGTCGAAAATGCCAGTATCTATTTAGAAGAATATAGCCGAACTATGATTAGTAGTGAAGAAATGCACGGGCTAGAGTTGAGAAAAATGTTACGTGACTATAAAGTTTCTACATAGTTTTATCAATGAGCAAACTCGCGCGTTCCCAAGTCCGCGACTTTCGAGGAAATCTCGAAAGTTTAAGTCGGACGCTTGCGCCTTACGCCGAACGGCAGCAAAGCTGCCAAGCGCGTCAGCGCGCTTGCCCTCTGCGAGGGCTGTGGGTCGCTCGTCAATGAGCAATTATTAAAGATTTATCGTTTGTAGTGTTCTATGGACAATGTTTCTTGTTCATTGTTGAATACTTTTTCAAATTGCAACAAACCGTTAAAACTTTTGAACTATTAAGGTATGTGGCAAAAACTACAGATTGCAGTAGTCAAAAACTAAAATAATAATATTAAAGTCTAATAGCCTCAACAATGTAATTATGTTTGTAATGATTGCAGAAGAACAAATAGTTTCTTTAGAACGAGTTTGTCAAACTTGTTTGATGGCAGATCGTAGCGGTTTACCGCGATGGCACCAAGGGCAACTAGGCTGTGGTCAAGCAATACAAAAAGCGACGGATAAACAAGCAGCTATTTATCAATGTCAAATGGGATTTCGGGTAACTCATATTGAGTGAACGCAACAATTTGTTGTTACTTAAATTATTATTGGACTGCGCTATATTCAATTTTATAGCTCGTAATAACAAGAGGTAGAAATATGCCCTGGCGCGGTTCGACAGATACCAAAGATCGTTTGTTTGCAGCACTTGTATATCTAATACCGCTATTTGAATCTTTACGTTTTAGCGGATATATCCAAGCTCAGTTTCCCTTATTGTCGCCTTTGTTTGGCTTGCTACAGACTATACTTACTCCGTTAGCGATAATTTACAGCATCAACCCTTTTATGAGTCTGATTATTTTCTTTGTCTTGCTTTTAGCGGTAGTAAGAAATGAAAAAATTAGCCATTTTATTCGGTTTAATACTATGCAGGCGATTTTAATTGATATCGCTCTAGCACTATTGGGAATTATTTTTAGCACTCTTTTCGGTTCTTTAGGTTTAGTTTTAGGTATACTCAGCAGCATTGTGTTTATCTTTGGTGCTGCTGCCTGCATTTATGGTATAGTTCAGTCTGTTTTAGGTCTTTACGCAGAAATTCCTACTATTTCTGATGCCGTCTATTCTCAGGTACCATAAGCCCTAACGACCTGTTTTTATTATCCCGTTACTTGATTAGATAAACTACCAATTCCTTCTATTTCTACTCGAACTATATCTCCTGGCTGCATCGAGCCTATTCCCT
Encoded proteins:
- a CDS encoding bacterioferritin; this translates as MKELDLETAIKILNTIMEYELAGVVRYTHYSLMVTGPNRIPLVDFFKGQAAESLTHAQQAGEIITGLEGGHPSLKIAPVKESYHHAIEDILKESWEHEQKALSLYKELLTVVENASIYLEEYSRTMISSEEMHGLELRKMLRDYKVST
- the glyA gene encoding serine hydroxymethyltransferase, with protein sequence MTKTNLDFLAQTDPEITEIIDLEVKRQRSHLELIASENFTSPAVLAAQGSVLTNKYAEGLPGKRYYGGCEIIDRAEQLAIDRAKQLFGAEMANVQPHSGAQANFAVFLALLEPGDKIMGMDLSHGGHLTHGSPVNVSGKWFEVVHYGVNKETERLDFDAIRDLAIKERPKLIICGYSAYSRTIEFDEFRAIADEVGAYLLADIAHIAGLVATGHHPNPIPYCDVVTTTTHKTLRGPRGGLILTRDPELGKKLNKAVFPGNQGGPLEHAIAAKAVAFGEALKPEFKEYSAQVIANAQAMAQTLSDRDFKLVSGGTDNHLILVDLRCIGMTGKRGDRLMSEINITANKNTVPFDTESPFVTSGLRLGSPAMTTRGMGETEFNEIANIVADKLLAPEDEAVQQNCLRRVAALCDRFPLYPYLQIPVPARI
- a CDS encoding Tic20 family protein encodes the protein MPWRGSTDTKDRLFAALVYLIPLFESLRFSGYIQAQFPLLSPLFGLLQTILTPLAIIYSINPFMSLIIFFVLLLAVVRNEKISHFIRFNTMQAILIDIALALLGIIFSTLFGSLGLVLGILSSIVFIFGAAACIYGIVQSVLGLYAEIPTISDAVYSQVP